From Psychrobacillus sp. FSL K6-2836, a single genomic window includes:
- the acpP gene encoding acyl carrier protein, with protein sequence MSTVLERVTKVIIDRLGVDESEVKLEASFREDLGADSLDVVELVMELEDEFDMEISDEDAEQISTVGSAVKYIESKQG encoded by the coding sequence GTGTCAACTGTTTTAGAACGCGTAACTAAAGTAATCATTGATCGTCTAGGAGTAGATGAGAGCGAAGTGAAATTAGAAGCATCTTTTCGTGAAGATTTAGGTGCTGATTCTCTAGATGTAGTAGAATTAGTAATGGAATTAGAAGATGAATTCGATATGGAAATTTCAGATGAAGATGCTGAGCAAATTTCAACTGTAGGTAGTGCAGTTAAGTATATTGAAAGCAAACAAGGTTAA
- the fabG gene encoding 3-oxoacyl-[acyl-carrier-protein] reductase yields the protein MGKLDGKSAIVTGASRGIGRDIALYLAKEGAKVAVNYSGSKDRADAVVEEIKATGGEAFAIQANVDKADDVQNLISATMEQFGSIDILVNNAGITRDNLLMRMKETEWDDVLNTNLKGVFLCTKAVTRQMMKQRAGRIINITSIVGVSGNAGQANYVAAKAGVIGLTKSSAKELASRNITVNSVAPGFITTDMTDALPEDIKSQMLSQIPLAKFGNPEDIAKAVAFLASEDANYITGQTIHVNGGMYM from the coding sequence ATGGGTAAATTAGATGGGAAATCTGCAATTGTAACAGGTGCTTCTCGAGGAATTGGGAGAGATATCGCTCTATACCTAGCAAAAGAAGGAGCAAAGGTTGCCGTCAACTACAGTGGTAGTAAAGATAGAGCAGACGCAGTTGTAGAAGAAATTAAGGCAACTGGTGGAGAGGCATTTGCAATTCAAGCGAATGTAGACAAAGCCGATGATGTTCAAAATCTAATAAGCGCAACGATGGAACAATTTGGATCCATTGATATTTTAGTAAACAATGCAGGAATTACTCGAGATAATCTTCTTATGCGTATGAAGGAGACAGAGTGGGATGATGTGCTTAATACGAATTTAAAAGGTGTCTTCCTTTGTACAAAAGCTGTAACAAGACAAATGATGAAACAGCGTGCTGGAAGAATTATAAATATTACCTCCATTGTCGGCGTATCTGGTAATGCAGGTCAGGCCAATTATGTCGCTGCTAAAGCAGGAGTTATTGGTTTAACCAAATCATCCGCAAAAGAACTCGCAAGTCGTAATATTACAGTGAACTCGGTTGCACCAGGTTTTATAACAACAGATATGACAGACGCCCTTCCAGAGGATATTAAGTCTCAAATGCTTAGCCAGATTCCTCTTGCTAAGTTTGGAAATCCGGAGGACATTGCAAAGGCTGTTGCATTTTTAGCCTCAGAAGACGCAAATTATATAACTGGTCAAACGATTCATGTAAACGGCGGAATGTATATGTAA
- the fapR gene encoding transcription factor FapR, producing the protein MKYSKKDRQKLLFETLEKNPFITDENLASNFHVSVQTIRLDRMELSIPELRERIKSVAAHNFDEEVKSLPIDEVIGEIIDIDLDKQAISILDITKDHVFARNGIARGHHLFAQANSLAVAVINDDLALTRKSNLTFVKPVKAGDRVIAKAVVTNSDTQKNSTLIEVTSKVGNETVFVGQFSMYRVTMS; encoded by the coding sequence ATGAAATACTCCAAAAAGGATAGGCAGAAATTACTTTTTGAGACGCTAGAGAAAAATCCGTTTATTACAGATGAAAATTTAGCATCTAATTTTCATGTGAGTGTTCAAACTATCCGGTTGGATAGAATGGAATTATCTATTCCAGAACTACGTGAGCGTATTAAATCAGTAGCTGCTCATAACTTTGATGAAGAGGTCAAATCTCTTCCAATCGATGAAGTAATTGGAGAGATTATTGATATAGATCTTGATAAGCAAGCCATTTCGATATTGGATATTACAAAGGATCATGTATTTGCTAGAAATGGTATCGCGAGGGGACACCATTTATTTGCCCAAGCTAATTCATTGGCTGTTGCGGTTATTAATGATGATTTAGCACTTACTCGAAAATCTAACCTTACATTTGTCAAACCTGTGAAAGCAGGAGATCGGGTAATTGCAAAAGCGGTTGTAACAAACAGTGATACACAAAAGAATAGTACGTTAATAGAAGTGACTAGCAAAGTTGGAAATGAGACGGTTTTCGTTGGTCAATTTAGCATGTACAGAGTAACGATGTCATAA
- the fabD gene encoding ACP S-malonyltransferase: MTKIAFIFPGQGSQSVGMGQQLVENNADCLTFYEQANEVLGFSLSNLMLNGPAEELTKTYNAQPALLTTSSMVAYKLKQAGIIPHFTAGHSLGEYSALVASNVLSFEEAVLLVHQRGLYMNEAVPAGEGAMAAILGLGRDELLAVTAAVTATGETVQVANLNCPGQIVISGTAAGVEEASSKAKEAGAKRAIPLVVSGPFHSELMRPAAQQLDAAISAIELQQASIPVISNVTAEPVTDASHIKNLLVEQLYSPVRWEESIQQMIEQGTTIFIECGPGKVLSGLVKKIDRSVTTYCVYDEVTLQQVITELGDARNG, translated from the coding sequence ATGACTAAAATTGCTTTTATATTTCCTGGACAAGGATCTCAATCGGTAGGGATGGGTCAACAATTAGTAGAGAATAACGCAGATTGCCTTACTTTTTATGAGCAGGCAAATGAGGTATTAGGATTTTCTTTAAGTAATCTTATGTTAAATGGACCTGCTGAGGAACTTACTAAAACTTATAATGCACAGCCAGCATTGCTCACTACGAGTTCAATGGTTGCATACAAACTAAAACAAGCTGGAATCATTCCGCATTTCACTGCAGGTCATAGCTTAGGTGAATATTCTGCACTTGTTGCTTCAAATGTTCTAAGTTTTGAGGAAGCTGTTTTATTGGTCCATCAAAGAGGTTTGTATATGAACGAAGCAGTGCCTGCTGGAGAAGGGGCAATGGCTGCGATACTAGGATTAGGCAGAGACGAATTGTTAGCTGTCACAGCTGCTGTTACAGCAACCGGTGAGACAGTTCAAGTAGCTAACTTAAATTGTCCAGGACAAATTGTTATTTCTGGAACCGCGGCTGGAGTGGAAGAGGCTTCGAGTAAAGCAAAAGAAGCTGGTGCTAAAAGAGCAATTCCTCTAGTAGTTAGTGGACCATTCCACTCCGAATTAATGAGACCTGCAGCACAGCAATTAGATGCTGCTATTTCAGCTATCGAATTACAGCAAGCTTCTATACCTGTAATTTCAAATGTAACTGCTGAACCGGTTACAGATGCTAGCCATATTAAAAATTTACTTGTTGAACAATTATACTCGCCAGTTCGCTGGGAGGAGTCAATTCAACAGATGATTGAGCAGGGAACGACTATTTTTATAGAATGTGGACCAGGAAAAGTATTAAGTGGTTTAGTGAAAAAAATCGATCGTTCTGTAACTACTTATTGTGTATACGATGAAGTGACGTTACAGCAAGTTATTACAGAGTTAGGAGATGCGAGAAATGGGTAA
- the plsX gene encoding phosphate acyltransferase PlsX gives MKISIDAMGGDNAPHEIVKGVYEALEAFTDIEIQLYGDQEKLASLVKQHERLTVIHTDEVIEGTDEPVRAIRRKKNSSLVKMAESVKSGDSDACVSAGNTGALMAAGLFIVGRIDQVDRPALAPTLPTLDGKGFVMLDLGANADAKPEHLEQFAVMGSIYAEKVRGISKPRVGLLNIGTEDIKGNELTKAAFTLLQDAPINFVGNVESRDLLTGVADVVVTDGFTGNMVLKTIEGTASGIFTLLKEAFNTSAKTKLSALLVKNELKGLKNTLDYSEYGGAGLFGLKAPVIKAHGSSNGRAIYHAIRQARTMVEHNVADIISTTLRKESSND, from the coding sequence ATGAAAATTTCAATAGATGCAATGGGCGGCGACAATGCACCTCATGAAATCGTAAAAGGTGTTTATGAGGCTTTAGAAGCATTCACCGATATAGAAATTCAATTATACGGTGATCAGGAAAAGCTTGCTTCATTAGTTAAGCAACATGAACGTTTAACGGTTATACATACAGATGAAGTAATTGAAGGAACGGATGAGCCCGTTCGAGCAATTAGAAGAAAGAAAAACTCCTCCCTAGTTAAAATGGCGGAATCCGTGAAAAGTGGAGATTCTGATGCGTGTGTGTCTGCAGGGAATACTGGTGCTTTAATGGCTGCGGGGTTATTTATAGTTGGTCGTATCGATCAAGTGGATCGTCCTGCTCTAGCACCGACCTTACCTACGCTTGATGGTAAAGGGTTTGTTATGCTGGATTTAGGAGCTAATGCCGATGCAAAACCAGAGCATCTAGAGCAGTTTGCGGTTATGGGTAGTATATATGCTGAGAAAGTTCGAGGTATTTCGAAACCTCGTGTTGGGCTATTGAACATTGGGACGGAAGATATTAAAGGCAACGAGCTAACTAAAGCAGCATTTACTCTGTTACAAGACGCACCGATTAATTTTGTAGGCAATGTGGAATCCAGAGATTTACTTACTGGAGTAGCTGACGTTGTTGTAACTGATGGTTTTACTGGTAATATGGTTCTTAAAACGATTGAAGGTACAGCTTCAGGTATATTTACCTTATTGAAGGAAGCTTTTAATACATCCGCTAAAACGAAACTTTCTGCTCTATTAGTAAAAAATGAGCTTAAAGGATTAAAAAATACACTAGATTACTCCGAATATGGCGGTGCAGGACTTTTCGGATTGAAGGCTCCTGTTATTAAAGCACATGGTTCCTCGAATGGTCGTGCAATTTATCATGCGATCAGACAGGCTAGAACAATGGTGGAGCATAATGTTGCAGACATCATTTCAACTACATTACGAAAGGAATCATCCAATGACTAA
- the smc gene encoding chromosome segregation protein SMC: protein MFLKRLEIVGFKSFADRIGIDFVPGVTAVVGPNGSGKSNVTDAIRWVLGEQSAKSLRGAKMEDVIFAGSDSRKALNFAEVTLVLDNADQRVALDFAEISVTRRVFRSGDSEYLLNKQTCRLKDITDLFMDSGLGKEAFSIISQGRVDEILNSRPEDRRTIFEETAGVLRYKQRKKKAEFKLIETDDNLNRVLDILHELDGRMEPLQIQSSLASDYLMMSAELKDIEIAVIAHDLRLFVQENIELQKKLEELQQIKQSLLLQIDELEKNIQQHRKVMSDIDEKLDTEQSELVESSSELERLEGRKLLLAEKQQNASQQISQLKKALEEERHKVQTLVEQLKTNSLAKSEKLAQLKELRAKKVQIDHVLSKSASEMEEEIEDLKSAYIDLLNEEATMKNEMKHMEQQLHFELVSSEKMIADYQEIKDELEKLTIRKNELDPLLANCQKELQQKLTDYKNKREVSERMEGSFEEQQTMLQKAYQMKHQMQARRDSLEELESEFSGFFQGVKEVLIARDKKELKGIHGAVAELIQIPESYMTAIDTAIGPQSQHIITDSSQDARIAIDWLKKKRVGRATFLPLQVMKSRKVNEFTLNSIKEHPSFVDTADKLVNYLDGYQIIVENLLGNIIVAKDLKGANEMAARLQYKFRFVTLDGDVVNAGGSLTGGSVKQQSSLFTRKAELEQLNIKLVELEKSVLEAEVSVSKRKQEVQELKKDLEETRLSGEQLRELEHKLLSESRECAAIISRLTSQLLEYDEEKTEKNHLHEGLVRKKEQTAFRSAEINKSLTSIQKTIDELQTLKQQSLQEKDKFQNELGELLSQIAVVNEQISQLEKENVLLDQTNVTSMQKVATLQREIAWYENDDQGGTSPEELMKLIDQHKLKKEHLVVQIQTGKTKRTELAQTISQAEITLKQLQQQANIQLTEERTLDIKQSKIEVEMKTLQNHLEETYEMTLLEAERDYPFEMEEDLARKKVKLLKRSIEELGPINISSIQEYEQVNERHSFLTEQREDLLSAQETLHEVIKEMDEEMTIRFETTFNEIQRHFKVVFRELFGGGQADLVLTDPTSLLDTGIDILAQPPGKKLQNLSLLSGGERALTAIALLFSILRTRPVPFCILDEVEAALDEANVTRYSDYLKKFSHDTQFIVITHRKGTMEGADVLYGITMQESGISKLVSVKLEAELVT, encoded by the coding sequence TTGTTCCTTAAAAGATTAGAAATAGTTGGATTTAAGTCATTTGCAGACCGAATAGGAATTGATTTTGTTCCTGGAGTAACTGCAGTAGTAGGACCAAATGGTAGTGGAAAAAGTAATGTTACAGACGCAATTAGATGGGTGCTAGGTGAGCAATCTGCTAAATCCCTACGAGGTGCAAAAATGGAAGATGTCATTTTTGCTGGAAGTGATTCTAGAAAAGCCTTGAACTTTGCGGAAGTGACCTTGGTATTAGATAACGCAGATCAACGAGTTGCTCTTGATTTTGCGGAAATTAGTGTGACTAGAAGAGTATTTCGTTCGGGAGACAGCGAATATCTGTTAAACAAACAAACATGTAGACTAAAGGATATTACCGATTTATTTATGGATTCGGGACTTGGAAAAGAAGCTTTTTCTATTATTTCTCAAGGACGAGTAGATGAAATATTAAATAGTCGACCAGAGGATCGTCGTACAATTTTTGAAGAAACTGCGGGTGTCCTCAGGTATAAGCAACGTAAAAAGAAAGCTGAATTCAAGCTGATAGAAACAGATGACAACCTAAACCGTGTGCTTGATATATTGCATGAATTAGATGGTCGTATGGAGCCTTTGCAAATCCAGTCTTCTTTGGCGTCCGATTATTTAATGATGTCAGCGGAACTTAAGGATATTGAAATTGCAGTAATTGCCCATGATCTAAGACTATTTGTTCAAGAAAATATAGAGTTACAAAAAAAACTAGAAGAACTTCAACAAATCAAACAGTCTTTGCTATTACAAATTGATGAATTGGAAAAAAATATTCAACAACATAGAAAAGTAATGTCTGATATCGATGAAAAGTTAGATACAGAGCAAAGCGAACTAGTTGAGTCAAGTTCTGAACTAGAACGATTAGAAGGCAGAAAACTGCTTTTGGCAGAGAAACAGCAAAATGCTAGTCAGCAAATATCGCAACTAAAAAAAGCGCTAGAGGAAGAGCGACATAAAGTCCAAACACTAGTAGAGCAATTGAAAACTAATAGCCTAGCCAAATCAGAAAAACTAGCTCAACTCAAAGAACTTCGTGCTAAGAAAGTCCAAATTGATCATGTGTTAAGTAAATCGGCTTCTGAAATGGAAGAAGAAATTGAAGATTTGAAAAGTGCGTATATCGATTTGTTAAATGAAGAAGCGACGATGAAAAACGAAATGAAGCATATGGAGCAGCAACTTCACTTTGAATTAGTTTCTTCTGAAAAAATGATTGCAGATTATCAGGAAATCAAAGATGAATTAGAAAAACTAACGATACGCAAGAATGAACTAGATCCATTATTGGCGAATTGTCAAAAGGAGTTACAACAAAAACTTACAGATTATAAAAACAAACGAGAAGTTTCAGAACGTATGGAAGGCTCATTTGAAGAGCAGCAAACAATGCTTCAAAAAGCCTATCAAATGAAACATCAAATGCAAGCAAGAAGAGATTCATTGGAAGAGCTAGAGTCTGAGTTCTCAGGGTTTTTCCAAGGAGTTAAAGAGGTTCTTATTGCGCGAGATAAAAAGGAACTAAAAGGAATCCACGGAGCAGTTGCCGAGTTGATACAAATACCGGAATCTTACATGACGGCAATTGATACCGCTATTGGACCTCAATCTCAGCATATAATTACGGATAGTAGCCAGGATGCAAGGATTGCCATAGATTGGTTAAAGAAAAAAAGAGTGGGTCGTGCAACATTCCTACCTCTGCAGGTTATGAAATCTCGTAAAGTTAACGAATTCACATTAAATTCTATCAAGGAACATCCATCTTTCGTAGATACAGCGGATAAACTTGTAAATTATTTAGATGGTTATCAAATTATTGTAGAAAATCTACTTGGTAATATTATTGTTGCCAAAGATTTAAAAGGAGCCAATGAAATGGCTGCCCGTCTGCAATATAAATTCCGTTTCGTTACTTTAGACGGAGATGTAGTAAATGCAGGAGGTTCTTTAACAGGGGGTTCTGTTAAACAACAATCTTCTTTATTTACACGTAAAGCAGAGCTAGAACAACTAAATATTAAATTGGTGGAATTAGAAAAATCCGTATTGGAAGCGGAAGTTTCTGTTTCTAAAAGAAAGCAAGAAGTACAAGAATTGAAAAAAGATCTTGAAGAAACTCGACTTTCTGGAGAACAACTAAGAGAACTAGAGCACAAACTGCTCTCAGAATCTAGAGAATGTGCAGCAATAATTTCTAGATTGACGAGTCAGTTATTGGAATATGATGAAGAAAAAACAGAAAAAAATCATCTACATGAAGGCTTAGTTCGAAAAAAAGAACAAACTGCTTTCAGAAGTGCAGAGATTAACAAATCATTGACTTCTATTCAAAAAACAATCGACGAATTGCAAACATTGAAACAACAATCTCTACAGGAAAAAGATAAATTCCAAAATGAATTAGGTGAATTACTATCTCAGATCGCGGTGGTCAATGAACAAATTTCTCAATTAGAGAAGGAGAATGTTCTTTTGGATCAAACTAACGTGACGAGTATGCAAAAAGTGGCAACCTTGCAGAGGGAAATCGCCTGGTATGAAAATGATGACCAGGGTGGAACATCTCCTGAAGAATTGATGAAACTAATAGATCAACATAAACTGAAAAAAGAACATTTGGTTGTCCAAATTCAAACAGGTAAAACGAAGAGAACAGAACTTGCGCAAACAATTTCACAAGCTGAAATTACATTGAAGCAACTGCAACAACAAGCTAATATACAGCTTACGGAAGAACGAACATTAGATATAAAACAAAGTAAAATAGAAGTAGAAATGAAAACATTACAAAATCATCTAGAAGAAACATATGAAATGACATTGCTAGAAGCTGAGCGGGATTATCCATTTGAGATGGAAGAAGATCTAGCCCGTAAAAAGGTTAAATTATTGAAACGCTCTATTGAGGAATTAGGGCCGATAAATATTAGTTCCATTCAGGAATATGAACAAGTAAATGAACGTCATTCATTCTTGACGGAACAAAGAGAAGATCTATTATCTGCGCAAGAAACATTACATGAGGTTATTAAAGAAATGGATGAAGAGATGACAATTCGTTTTGAAACAACCTTCAATGAAATTCAGCGACATTTTAAAGTGGTATTCCGAGAATTATTTGGTGGTGGTCAGGCAGATTTAGTATTAACAGATCCTACTTCATTACTTGATACGGGTATTGATATATTGGCTCAACCTCCAGGAAAAAAACTACAAAATCTTTCTTTATTATCTGGTGGGGAACGTGCACTTACAGCCATTGCGTTACTATTCTCTATCTTACGTACACGCCCAGTTCCATTTTGTATTTTGGATGAAGTGGAAGCAGCGCTGGATGAGGCAAACGTAACTCGTTATAGCGACTATTTAAAGAAATTCAGTCATGATACGCAGTTTATCGTTATTACACATCGTAAGGGTACAATGGAGGGTGCAGATGTCCTGTATGGTATTACAATGCAGGAATCTGGTATATCTAAATTAGTTTCTGTTAAATTAGAAGCGGAACTAGTAACTTAA
- the rnc gene encoding ribonuclease III — MKVNHKKNSTRKAIFSETVKEQFEQFQEHFQIRFQNATLLYQAFTHSSYVNEHRRKFFTDNERLEFLGDAVLELSVSQYLFQQYTGMSEGELTKLRAAIVCEPSLVLFANELNFGKYVLLGKGEELTGGRERPALLADVFEAFIGALYLDQGLETVIVFLEKVVFPKIELGAFSHVMDYKSQLQEIIQQQNNGTLSYEIVEEKGPAHNRTFVSRVILNTKELGIGNGRSKKEAEQQAARLAILYLRDSEQGE; from the coding sequence ATGAAAGTAAATCATAAAAAAAATAGTACACGCAAGGCCATTTTTTCAGAAACTGTAAAAGAACAATTTGAACAGTTTCAGGAGCATTTTCAGATTAGGTTTCAAAACGCAACATTATTGTATCAAGCCTTTACCCATTCATCTTATGTGAATGAGCATCGACGGAAATTTTTTACCGATAACGAACGTTTAGAGTTCCTTGGAGACGCAGTATTGGAATTGTCTGTTTCTCAATATTTATTTCAACAGTATACAGGTATGAGTGAAGGTGAGTTAACTAAACTTCGAGCAGCAATCGTTTGTGAGCCTTCACTTGTCTTATTTGCAAATGAGTTAAACTTTGGCAAATATGTATTGTTAGGAAAAGGGGAGGAACTAACGGGTGGTCGTGAAAGACCAGCGCTTCTAGCTGACGTTTTTGAAGCATTTATCGGTGCTTTATACTTAGATCAGGGATTAGAAACAGTTATAGTGTTTTTAGAAAAAGTTGTTTTCCCTAAAATTGAACTCGGTGCTTTTTCGCATGTGATGGATTATAAAAGTCAATTACAAGAAATTATTCAGCAACAAAATAATGGTACGTTAAGCTATGAAATTGTAGAGGAAAAAGGTCCGGCTCATAATCGAACTTTTGTTTCTCGAGTTATTTTAAACACTAAAGAACTGGGTATCGGAAACGGTCGTTCCAAAAAAGAGGCAGAACAACAAGCTGCAAGACTTGCTATACTCTATTTGCGGGATTCAGAACAGGGGGAATAA